One Glycine max cultivar Williams 82 chromosome 6, Glycine_max_v4.0, whole genome shotgun sequence DNA segment encodes these proteins:
- the LOC100819161 gene encoding acid beta-fructofuranosidase 1, vacuolar, whose product MEANPSHTTTPHLDHALQTPLLNHPSRVNNISHRPSRGIFVILLSIVFLVSLVALIMIQGQNYMENLENSNIEITLFSNISKQELPRGAAQGVSAKSNPPLFHKVSYNWTNAMFSWQRTAFHFQPQNNWMNDPDGPLFHMGWYHLFYQYNPDSAIWGNISWGHAVSRDMIHWFYLPIAMGPDTWYDINGVWTGSATILPGGKIIILYTGDTNEYVQVQNLAYPANLSDPLLLDWVKYAGNPVLVPPPGIGPKDFRDPTTGWIGPDGKWRVAIGSKKGKKGISLVYTTTDFVNFESNDHYLHAVPGTGMWECVDFYPVSISGSRGLDTSENEPNVKHVLKASMDETRVDHYALGTYFIENDTWVPDNPLEDVGIGLVLDYGRYYASKTFYDPEKERRILWGWINETDTESDDLRKGWASLQTIPRTVLFDSKTGTNLLLWPVEEVESLRLSSDEFEGVVVKPGSVVPLNISLATQLDMFAEFEIETLESKSIGKNNIGCGSGGATNRSAFGPFGLLAIADDTLSEQTPIYFRLSNTTLGSSTTFFCVDETRSSKAADVAKPIYGSKVPVLSDEKLSMRVLVDHSIIESFAQGGRTVITSRVYPTEAIYGAARLFLFNNATGINIKATLKIWQLSSAFIRPFPFDQSQ is encoded by the exons ATGGAGGCCAATCCTTCTCACACTACAACCCCTCATCTTGATCATGCTCTACAAACTCCCTTGCTGAACCATCCATCAAGAGTGAACAATATTAGTCATAGACCATCAAGGGGTATCTTTGTGATACTTCTTTCCATTGTTTTTCTAGTGTCATTGGTTGCATTGATCATGATTCAGGGCCAAAACTACATGGAAAATTTGGAGAATAGCAACATAGAAATTACCCTTTTTTCTAACATCTCTAAGCAAGAATTGCCTAGAGGAGCGGCTCAAGGGGTTTCAGCCAAGTCCAACCCACCCCTTTTCCACAAAGTTTCATATAATTGGACCAACGCCATGTTTTCTTGGCAAAGAACAGCTTTTCATTTTCAACCACAAAATAATTGGATGAATG ATCCTGAtg GTCCATTGTTTCACATGGGGTGGTACCATTTATTTTACCAATATAATCCTGATTCAGCTATATGGGGCAACATTTCATGGGGTCATGCTGTATCAAGGGACATGATTCACTGGTTCTACCTTCCCATTGCCATGGGACCTGACACGTGGTACGATATCAACGGTGTATGGACCGGGTCCGCCACGATTCTTCCAGGTGGCAAAATCATAATACTCTACACAGGTGACACCAATGAATATGTGCAAGTGCAAAACCTTGCATACCCTGCCAATCTATCTGATCCCCTTCTCCTTGATTGGGTCAAGTATGCGGGTAACCCGGTCCTAGTGCCCCCACCCGGTATCGGCCCGAAGGATTTTCGTGACCCAACCACGGGTTGGATCGGGCCGGATGGAAAGTGGAGGGTCGCAATTGGgtcaaagaaaggaaaaaaaggcaTTTCATTGGTTTACACAACCACAGATTTTGTCAATTTTGAGTCCAATGATCACTACTTACATGCGGTTCCGGGTACGGGTATGTGGGAGTGTGTGGACTTTTACCCAGTTTCAATAAGCGGGTCAAGGGGTTTGGATACATCAGAAAATGAGCCAAATGTTAAGCATGTGCTAAAGGCTAGCATGGATGAAACAAGGGTGGATCATTATGCACTTGGGAcctattttattgaaaatgatacaTGGGTGCCCGATAACCCACTTGAGGATGTGGGTATTGGGTTGGTTTTGGACTATGGGAGATACTATGCTTCAAAGACTTTCTATGATCCAGAGAAAGAGAGGAGGATCCTGTGGGGTTGGATTAATGAAACGGATACAGAAAGTGATGACTTGAGAAAGGGTTGGGCTTCTCTTCAG acAATTCCGAGAACAGTGCTGTTTGACAGCAAGACTGGGACTAATTTGCTTCTGTGGCCAGTAGAGGAAGTAGAAAGCTTAAGACTAAGCAGTGATGAATTTGAAGGAGTGGTGGTTAAGCCTGGATCTGTTGTGCCACTGAACATAAGCCTAGCAACACAG TTGGACATGTTTGCTGAATTTGAGATTGAAACATTGGAATCCAAAAGCATTGGCAAGAACAACATAGGTTGTGGAAGTGGTGGTGCCACAAACAGAAGTGCTTTTGGACCATTTGGTCTTTTAGCCATTGCAGATGACACACTTTCAGAACAAACCCCAATTTATTTTCGCCTTTCTAATACTACCCTTGGTAGTTCAACcacttttttttgtgttgatgaAACAAG ATCATCCAAGGCTGCTGATGTTGCAAAGCCAATTTATGGAAGCAAAGTTCCAGTCCTTAGTGATGAAAAATTATCAATGAGGGTGTTG GTTGACCATTCAATTATTGAGAGCTTTGCTCAAGGAGGGAGAACTGTGATCACAAGTAGAGTTTACCCAACGGAAGCAATATATGGAGCTGCAAGATTATTTCTATTCAACAATGCAACTGGCATAAACATTAAGGCCACCCTAAAGATTTGGCAATTGAGCTCTGCTTTTATACGCCCCTTTCCCTTTGATCAAAGTCAATAA
- the LOC100820234 gene encoding protein DETOXIFICATION 14 isoform X1 yields MEEGSETGKWGWMKRRRAMREELKKVGTIAAPMVVASVLQYLLQVVSLVMVGHLNQLSLSTVAIATSLTNVSGFSVLSGMAGGLETLGGQAFGAGQYEKFGQYTYTAVISLSLICFPITILWTFMDKILTLLGQDPTISLEARKYAIWLIPALFGSAILKPLTRFFQTQSLISPMILTSAIALCFHGATCWTLVFKLELGHVGAAISFSLCVWFNVMLLLSFVRYSSACEKTRIPFSKNALVGVGDFFRFAVPAAVMVCLKWWACEILVLLAGLFPNPKLETSVLSICLTISTLHFTIPYGFGAAASTRVSNELGAGNPQAVRVAVSATMFLAVTEGLIVSATLFGCRHILGYAYSDDRMVVHYVAVMTPLLCLSIFTDSLQGVLSGVARGSGWQHLGAYVNLGAFYLVGIPVGIVLGFVAHLRAKGLWIGIVTGSIVQSILLSLVTALTNWKKQAMMARERIFDVKPPDENESNHMTSA; encoded by the exons ATGGAAGAAGGTTCAGAGACAGGAAAGTGGGGATGGATGAAAAGGAGGAGAGCAATGAGGGAAGAGCTGAAGAAGGTGGGTACTATAGCAGCTCCAATGGTGGTTGCAAGTGTGTTGCAATATCTTTTGCAAGTGGTGTCCTTGGTAATGGTTGGCCATCTTAACCAGCTCTCTCTTTCAACTGTTGCTATTGCAACCTCTCTCACCAATGTTTCTGGGTTTAGTGTTTTG TCAGGGATGGCTGGTGGATTGGAAACTTTAGGTGGCCAAGCTTTCGGGGCAGGGCAATATGAAAAATTTGGACAATATACTTACACTGCCGTAATCTCCCTTTCTTTGATTTGTTTCCCAATCACAATTCTATGGACTTTCATGGACAAAATATTAACACTCTTAGGCCAAGACCCAACAATTTCCCTTGAAGCTCGTAAATATGCCATTTGGCTAATACCTGCTCTATTTGGTTCCGCAATTCTCAAACCTCTAACACGATTTTTCCAGACCCAGAGTTTGATTTCTCCCATGATTCTAACCTCTGCCATAGCTTTGTGCTTCCACGGAGCAACATGTTGGACCCTTGTATTTAAATTGGAGTTGGGACATGTTGGTGCTGCAATCTCCTTCAGCCTTTGTGTTTGGTTTAATGTGATGTTGCTTTTGTCCTTTGTGAGGTATTCCTCTGCTTGTGAGAAAACACGCATCCCTTTCTCCAAGAATGCTTTGGTTGGTGTTGGAGACTTCTTTCGCTTTGCTGTCCCAGCAGCAGTCATGGTTTG TCTTAAATGGTGGGCCTGCGAGATACTTGTTTTGCTAGCCGGACTTTTTCCAAATCCAAAGTTGGAGACATCAGTCCTATCTATATG CTTGACAATCTCTACATTACATTTCACCATACCTTATGGGTTTGGGGCTGCTGCTAG CACTAGAGTTTCGAATGAATTAGGAGCTGGGAATCCACAAGCAGTTCGTGTGGCTGTTTCAGCAACGATGTTCCTTGCAGTCACAGAGGGTCTAATTGTAAGTGCAACACTATTCGGCTGCAGACATATCTTGGGTTATGCCTATAGCGATGATCGTATGGTTGTTCATTACGTGGCTGTTATGACCCCTCTGCTTTGTCTCTCTATTTTTACTGACAGCTTACAAGGAGTTCTTTCAG gGGTTGCTAGAGGAAGTGGGTGGCAACATCTAGGAGCCTATGTCAATCTGGGAGCATTTTATCTGGTAGGAATTCCTGTAGGTATCGTACTTGGCTTTGTTGCACATTTAAGAGCAAAGGGCCTCTGGATTGGAATAGTCACTGGCTCCATTGTCCAATCGATTCTCCTTTCCCTTGTTACTGCTCTTACCAACTGGAAGAAACAG GCAATGATGGCAAGGGAGAGAATCTTTGATGTTAAACCACCAGACGAAAATGAATCAAATCACATGACGAGTGCTTAA
- the LOC100820234 gene encoding protein DETOXIFICATION 14 isoform X3, translating into MAGGLETLGGQAFGAGQYEKFGQYTYTAVISLSLICFPITILWTFMDKILTLLGQDPTISLEARKYAIWLIPALFGSAILKPLTRFFQTQSLISPMILTSAIALCFHGATCWTLVFKLELGHVGAAISFSLCVWFNVMLLLSFVRYSSACEKTRIPFSKNALVGVGDFFRFAVPAAVMVCLKWWACEILVLLAGLFPNPKLETSVLSICLTISTLHFTIPYGFGAAASTRVSNELGAGNPQAVRVAVSATMFLAVTEGLIVSATLFGCRHILGYAYSDDRMVVHYVAVMTPLLCLSIFTDSLQGVLSGVARGSGWQHLGAYVNLGAFYLVGIPVGIVLGFVAHLRAKGLWIGIVTGSIVQSILLSLVTALTNWKKQAMMARERIFDVKPPDENESNHMTSA; encoded by the exons ATGGCTGGTGGATTGGAAACTTTAGGTGGCCAAGCTTTCGGGGCAGGGCAATATGAAAAATTTGGACAATATACTTACACTGCCGTAATCTCCCTTTCTTTGATTTGTTTCCCAATCACAATTCTATGGACTTTCATGGACAAAATATTAACACTCTTAGGCCAAGACCCAACAATTTCCCTTGAAGCTCGTAAATATGCCATTTGGCTAATACCTGCTCTATTTGGTTCCGCAATTCTCAAACCTCTAACACGATTTTTCCAGACCCAGAGTTTGATTTCTCCCATGATTCTAACCTCTGCCATAGCTTTGTGCTTCCACGGAGCAACATGTTGGACCCTTGTATTTAAATTGGAGTTGGGACATGTTGGTGCTGCAATCTCCTTCAGCCTTTGTGTTTGGTTTAATGTGATGTTGCTTTTGTCCTTTGTGAGGTATTCCTCTGCTTGTGAGAAAACACGCATCCCTTTCTCCAAGAATGCTTTGGTTGGTGTTGGAGACTTCTTTCGCTTTGCTGTCCCAGCAGCAGTCATGGTTTG TCTTAAATGGTGGGCCTGCGAGATACTTGTTTTGCTAGCCGGACTTTTTCCAAATCCAAAGTTGGAGACATCAGTCCTATCTATATG CTTGACAATCTCTACATTACATTTCACCATACCTTATGGGTTTGGGGCTGCTGCTAG CACTAGAGTTTCGAATGAATTAGGAGCTGGGAATCCACAAGCAGTTCGTGTGGCTGTTTCAGCAACGATGTTCCTTGCAGTCACAGAGGGTCTAATTGTAAGTGCAACACTATTCGGCTGCAGACATATCTTGGGTTATGCCTATAGCGATGATCGTATGGTTGTTCATTACGTGGCTGTTATGACCCCTCTGCTTTGTCTCTCTATTTTTACTGACAGCTTACAAGGAGTTCTTTCAG gGGTTGCTAGAGGAAGTGGGTGGCAACATCTAGGAGCCTATGTCAATCTGGGAGCATTTTATCTGGTAGGAATTCCTGTAGGTATCGTACTTGGCTTTGTTGCACATTTAAGAGCAAAGGGCCTCTGGATTGGAATAGTCACTGGCTCCATTGTCCAATCGATTCTCCTTTCCCTTGTTACTGCTCTTACCAACTGGAAGAAACAG GCAATGATGGCAAGGGAGAGAATCTTTGATGTTAAACCACCAGACGAAAATGAATCAAATCACATGACGAGTGCTTAA
- the LOC100820234 gene encoding protein DETOXIFICATION 8 isoform X2, with translation MEEGSETGKWGWMKRRRAMREELKKVGTIAAPMVVASVLQYLLQVVSLVMVGHLNQLSLSTVAIATSLTNVSGFSVLSGMAGGLETLGGQAFGAGQYEKFGQYTYTAVISLSLICFPITILWTFMDKILTLLGQDPTISLEARKYAIWLIPALFGSAILKPLTRFFQTQSLISPMILTSAIALCFHGATCWTLVFKLELGHVGAAISFSLCVWFNVMLLLSFVRYSSACEKTRIPFSKNALVGVGDFFRFAVPAAVMVCLKWWACEILVLLAGLFPNPKLETSVLSICLTISTLHFTIPYGFGAAARHILGYAYSDDRMVVHYVAVMTPLLCLSIFTDSLQGVLSGVARGSGWQHLGAYVNLGAFYLVGIPVGIVLGFVAHLRAKGLWIGIVTGSIVQSILLSLVTALTNWKKQAMMARERIFDVKPPDENESNHMTSA, from the exons ATGGAAGAAGGTTCAGAGACAGGAAAGTGGGGATGGATGAAAAGGAGGAGAGCAATGAGGGAAGAGCTGAAGAAGGTGGGTACTATAGCAGCTCCAATGGTGGTTGCAAGTGTGTTGCAATATCTTTTGCAAGTGGTGTCCTTGGTAATGGTTGGCCATCTTAACCAGCTCTCTCTTTCAACTGTTGCTATTGCAACCTCTCTCACCAATGTTTCTGGGTTTAGTGTTTTG TCAGGGATGGCTGGTGGATTGGAAACTTTAGGTGGCCAAGCTTTCGGGGCAGGGCAATATGAAAAATTTGGACAATATACTTACACTGCCGTAATCTCCCTTTCTTTGATTTGTTTCCCAATCACAATTCTATGGACTTTCATGGACAAAATATTAACACTCTTAGGCCAAGACCCAACAATTTCCCTTGAAGCTCGTAAATATGCCATTTGGCTAATACCTGCTCTATTTGGTTCCGCAATTCTCAAACCTCTAACACGATTTTTCCAGACCCAGAGTTTGATTTCTCCCATGATTCTAACCTCTGCCATAGCTTTGTGCTTCCACGGAGCAACATGTTGGACCCTTGTATTTAAATTGGAGTTGGGACATGTTGGTGCTGCAATCTCCTTCAGCCTTTGTGTTTGGTTTAATGTGATGTTGCTTTTGTCCTTTGTGAGGTATTCCTCTGCTTGTGAGAAAACACGCATCCCTTTCTCCAAGAATGCTTTGGTTGGTGTTGGAGACTTCTTTCGCTTTGCTGTCCCAGCAGCAGTCATGGTTTG TCTTAAATGGTGGGCCTGCGAGATACTTGTTTTGCTAGCCGGACTTTTTCCAAATCCAAAGTTGGAGACATCAGTCCTATCTATATG CTTGACAATCTCTACATTACATTTCACCATACCTTATGGGTTTGGGGCTGCTGCTAG ACATATCTTGGGTTATGCCTATAGCGATGATCGTATGGTTGTTCATTACGTGGCTGTTATGACCCCTCTGCTTTGTCTCTCTATTTTTACTGACAGCTTACAAGGAGTTCTTTCAG gGGTTGCTAGAGGAAGTGGGTGGCAACATCTAGGAGCCTATGTCAATCTGGGAGCATTTTATCTGGTAGGAATTCCTGTAGGTATCGTACTTGGCTTTGTTGCACATTTAAGAGCAAAGGGCCTCTGGATTGGAATAGTCACTGGCTCCATTGTCCAATCGATTCTCCTTTCCCTTGTTACTGCTCTTACCAACTGGAAGAAACAG GCAATGATGGCAAGGGAGAGAATCTTTGATGTTAAACCACCAGACGAAAATGAATCAAATCACATGACGAGTGCTTAA